The proteins below come from a single Mustela erminea isolate mMusErm1 chromosome 14, mMusErm1.Pri, whole genome shotgun sequence genomic window:
- the EEF1AKMT2 gene encoding EEF1A lysine methyltransferase 2 isoform X1: MNSGTGGGGGGGGAGAAEPSRSGSPGEDGFAPSALGTREHWDAVYERELQTFQEYGDTGEIWFGEESMDRLIRWMQNRKIPLDASVLDIGTGNGVFLVELAKFGFSNITGIDYSPSAIQLSGSIIEKEGLSNIKLKVEDFLNLSTKLSGFHICIDKGTFDAISLNPDNAIEKRKQYVKSLSGALNVKGFFLITSCNWTKEELLDEFSEGFELFEELPTPTFSFGGRSGNSVTALVFQKT; this comes from the exons ATGAACTCGGGcacgggcggcggcggcggcggcggtggtgcTGGGGCCGCGGAGCCGTCCCGGAGCGGCAGTCCCGGGGAGGATGGCTTCGCCCCGTCGGCGCTGGGGACCCGAGAGCA TTGGGATGCTGTCTATGAGAGAGAGCTGCAAACTTTTCAAGAATATGGAGATACAGGAGAAATCTG GTTTGGAGAAGAGAGTATGGATCGGCTAATAAGGTGGATGCAAAACCGCAAGATTCCATTGGATGCTTCAGTGCTTGATATTGGAACTGGAAATGGTGTTTTCTTGGTTGAACTT GCAAAATTTGGTTTCTCTAATATTACCGGAATTGATTATTCACCTTCTGCAATACAGCTTTCTGGAAGTATTATAGAGAAAGAGGGTTTATCTAACATTAAGTTGAAG GTAGAAGACTTTTTGAATCTTTCCACAAAGCTGTCTGGATTTCATATTTGTATTGACAAAGGAACTTTTGATGCCATAAGCCTTAATCCTGACAATGCGATTGAGAAGAGGAAGCAGTATGTGAAATCCCTGTCTGGGGCGTTGAACGTGAAAGGCTTTTTTCTAATAACCTCTTGTAATTGGACCAAGGAAGAATTGCTAGATGAATTCAGTGAAG GGTTTGAACTTTTCGAAGAGCTGCCAACACCCACGTTCAGCTTTGGAGGCAGATCTGGAAACAGTGTAACGGCATTGGTTTTCCAGAAAACGTGA
- the EEF1AKMT2 gene encoding EEF1A lysine methyltransferase 2 isoform X2: MLQCLILELEMVFSWLNLLAKFGFSNITGIDYSPSAIQLSGSIIEKEGLSNIKLKVEDFLNLSTKLSGFHICIDKGTFDAISLNPDNAIEKRKQYVKSLSGALNVKGFFLITSCNWTKEELLDEFSEGFELFEELPTPTFSFGGRSGNSVTALVFQKT; the protein is encoded by the exons ATGCTTCAGTGCTTGATATTGGAACTGGAAATGGTGTTTTCTTGGTTGAACTTGTTG GCAAAATTTGGTTTCTCTAATATTACCGGAATTGATTATTCACCTTCTGCAATACAGCTTTCTGGAAGTATTATAGAGAAAGAGGGTTTATCTAACATTAAGTTGAAG GTAGAAGACTTTTTGAATCTTTCCACAAAGCTGTCTGGATTTCATATTTGTATTGACAAAGGAACTTTTGATGCCATAAGCCTTAATCCTGACAATGCGATTGAGAAGAGGAAGCAGTATGTGAAATCCCTGTCTGGGGCGTTGAACGTGAAAGGCTTTTTTCTAATAACCTCTTGTAATTGGACCAAGGAAGAATTGCTAGATGAATTCAGTGAAG GGTTTGAACTTTTCGAAGAGCTGCCAACACCCACGTTCAGCTTTGGAGGCAGATCTGGAAACAGTGTAACGGCATTGGTTTTCCAGAAAACGTGA